A DNA window from Verrucomicrobiia bacterium contains the following coding sequences:
- the ftsY gene encoding signal recognition particle-docking protein FtsY, whose protein sequence is MSKPLKAGAHNARPQQRALASSMGLFDKFKAGLQKTHQKLTHEIKRIVTRSPRLDAQALEQLEAALISADLGMDMTTQIVAAIRKAFETQGAEGLDVFTIAKREVERSLSANAPGLRRAESGPTIVSIVGVNGTGKTTTAAKLAHWVQAGGQTALLAACDTFRAAAIEQIKLWGERLKIDVIAGKYGADAAAVAHDAIAAAQARNAGYVFVDTAGRLHTKHNLMQELQKVHRVMNRQLPGAPHEVLLVLDATTGMNALNQAREFNKAVPLSGLVVTKLDGTSKGGMVVAIQKELGLPIKFVGLGEQADDLQPFDAKQFAEALFEE, encoded by the coding sequence ATGTCGAAGCCCTTAAAAGCAGGGGCGCACAACGCAAGGCCGCAGCAGCGCGCTCTGGCCAGTAGCATGGGTCTCTTCGACAAATTCAAGGCGGGCCTACAGAAGACCCATCAGAAGCTCACCCACGAAATCAAGCGCATCGTCACGCGCTCGCCACGGCTCGATGCCCAAGCCCTTGAGCAACTCGAAGCGGCCCTCATCTCAGCCGATTTGGGCATGGACATGACAACGCAGATCGTGGCAGCCATCAGGAAGGCCTTCGAGACCCAGGGCGCCGAGGGCTTGGACGTGTTCACTATCGCCAAACGCGAGGTGGAACGCAGCCTTTCGGCCAACGCCCCAGGGTTGCGCCGCGCTGAGTCCGGGCCGACCATCGTCTCCATCGTCGGGGTCAATGGCACCGGCAAAACCACCACCGCCGCCAAACTCGCTCATTGGGTCCAGGCCGGCGGCCAGACCGCGTTATTGGCTGCCTGCGACACCTTCCGCGCCGCCGCCATCGAGCAAATTAAACTCTGGGGGGAACGCCTCAAGATCGATGTCATTGCGGGCAAGTATGGGGCTGATGCCGCAGCCGTGGCGCACGATGCCATCGCCGCCGCACAGGCCCGCAATGCCGGCTATGTCTTTGTTGATACCGCCGGGCGTTTGCACACCAAGCATAATCTCATGCAGGAACTCCAAAAAGTGCATCGGGTCATGAACCGGCAGTTGCCCGGCGCTCCGCACGAGGTCTTGCTGGTGTTGGATGCCACCACCGGAATGAACGCCTTGAACCAGGCGCGCGAGTTTAACAAGGCCGTCCCCCTGAGCGGCCTGGTGGTGACCAAACTCGACGGCACCAGCAAAGGCGGCATGGTGGTTGCCATCCAGAAGGAACTGGGCTTGCCGATTAAATTCGTCGGCCTCGGCGAACAAGCCGACGACCTGCAGCCCTTCGATGCCAAACAATTCGCCGAGGCGCTTTTCGAGGAGTGA
- a CDS encoding prepilin-type N-terminal cleavage/methylation domain-containing protein, with protein sequence MKRAVRPSESVSSLGNHARLRFNTVSASGQTSPPSFTLIELLVVIAIIAILAAMLLPALSQAKAKAQGIKCMSNLRQLQLGWHMYACDAADAMVPNAPLGANSATDPTVNATSWCSGAVEGWGPADANTNYFYYRTSIMGPYMGNQVGVYKCPCDIIPSANGQRLRSYSMNGQMGNLYSKAFTLGVNPGYRAYVGVGELTTLSPSLAFIFCEQHICSLHDGYLQVNDNAPEWPEAPGSYHRWAAGFSFADGHTELHRWLTPSLKIPVIYGVNWNTVYAQPGGANNPDYAWFKARTAAPR encoded by the coding sequence ATGAAAAGAGCTGTCAGACCGTCCGAGTCCGTCTCAAGCCTCGGAAATCACGCGAGGTTACGCTTTAATACCGTATCTGCCTCCGGCCAAACGAGCCCCCCTAGCTTCACCCTGATCGAACTCCTCGTGGTCATCGCCATTATCGCCATCCTCGCCGCGATGCTCCTGCCGGCGTTATCTCAGGCCAAGGCCAAGGCGCAAGGCATCAAATGCATGAGTAATCTGCGGCAGTTACAATTGGGCTGGCACATGTATGCGTGTGATGCCGCCGATGCCATGGTCCCTAACGCTCCGCTGGGCGCCAACTCAGCCACCGACCCGACCGTTAATGCCACATCCTGGTGCAGCGGTGCGGTGGAGGGCTGGGGGCCGGCGGATGCCAACACCAATTACTTCTATTACAGGACCTCTATCATGGGTCCGTACATGGGAAACCAAGTCGGCGTGTACAAATGCCCCTGCGACATCATCCCCTCGGCCAATGGCCAGCGCCTGCGCAGCTATTCAATGAATGGCCAGATGGGAAACCTTTATTCCAAAGCGTTCACGCTCGGTGTCAATCCCGGCTACCGCGCGTACGTGGGCGTTGGCGAATTGACCACCCTGAGTCCCTCGCTGGCTTTTATCTTTTGTGAACAGCACATTTGCAGTCTTCATGACGGTTATCTGCAAGTGAATGACAATGCGCCCGAATGGCCCGAGGCGCCGGGGTCCTACCACCGCTGGGCTGCCGGGTTCTCGTTCGCCGATGGCCACACCGAATTGCACCGATGGCTGACGCCTTCGCTCAAAATCCCTGTCATCTACGGTGTTAACTGGAACACCGTTTATGCCCAGCCCGGCGGCGCAAACAACCCTGATTATGCCTGGTTCAAGGCGCGTACCGCCGCGCCCCGGTGA
- the nusB gene encoding transcription antitermination factor NusB, protein MGKRREARERAVQFLFQHDLNPPEDLDAALGQFWETQRAAAIAEDKGGATWGEPVQLPPPSADEAAIRLFADPLIRGAIEHRIEADEIIKKHARNWDLHRIAAVDRNILRLAIYEMLHRDDIPPVVSINEAVDIAKKFSTQDSGKFVNGILDKIKGELLRPARVVK, encoded by the coding sequence ATGGGAAAGCGACGGGAAGCGCGCGAACGCGCGGTTCAATTTCTGTTTCAGCACGATTTAAATCCGCCGGAGGACCTCGATGCGGCGCTGGGCCAATTCTGGGAAACTCAGCGCGCCGCCGCCATTGCGGAAGACAAAGGCGGGGCAACCTGGGGCGAACCGGTGCAACTGCCGCCTCCCAGCGCCGATGAAGCCGCCATTCGCCTCTTTGCCGACCCCCTCATCCGCGGAGCTATCGAGCACCGCATTGAGGCCGACGAAATCATCAAAAAACACGCGCGGAACTGGGACTTGCACCGGATTGCCGCCGTGGACCGGAACATTCTGAGGCTGGCCATTTACGAGATGCTGCACCGGGATGACATCCCGCCCGTCGTCAGCATCAATGAAGCCGTCGATATCGCCAAAAAATTCTCCACCCAGGACAGCGGCAAATTCGTCAATGGCATCCTGGACAAGATCAAGGGCGAACTCCTCCGCCCCGCCCGCGTGGTTAAGTGA
- a CDS encoding DUF2339 domain-containing protein — MNEPERAELAQLKEQQAQLEREVGQLSAQLKLLEQRLSVAAPPKAVAPAASQLGASPAPNRPTAAPVAEVARQTAAREPFPVQPAQALPPPLPPIVPPPRVTPSLGSQAPRMSPVQGAPEVRRPSIGAAAAPPISKPAESRSFEMRLGTYWAPRIGIVVLLTGLVFFGNLAYEQYISRLGPAGKVLLLYCASALLLGAGWWWQRKAAKESLKNYAQVLFAGGLASLYFTTYAAHHIEQLRVIQSPLLDGFLLLACAAFIVFHADRRKSELLALLAIGLAYYTSIITRVGSFTLYSNLVLTAAAVFFLVRNRWAVVSYGSLVASYAAYAFWRFYDGSAWHWASPAEGLWSGTCFLVCYWAVFSAGVFLSRDEKFAGENRSGFLTLNNGAFFTMFLLTMLQVRQGGFWEFSLIYGTVLLALSELALRVLPREPLARNAYLTQGLLLVTLGFISKFAGLNLALILATESFVLLSLGQQRRSLVLLTGGYIAAALGAGWGIDGMQQFDREGLYLGMGLGALLLADALLMHRRTAEKPFLLRAQVSFFTVLALAVWLVTTWDNSSHAHFPLVLAVESVLLTFSIYLLGAPEIALLSQSFLVLAQTAWVLNSLESSPRWWEPALLIAVSLGMSHWWQKQKILSCNSNARGFWEGLYALGIVAILYLWVHRLVTPPDWMLLASLLAIGITAYGVATRAWFLAAAAQLFVLFSGAQFIEEFWQTKAPWSLALAPLATLVVLSLATVRWFQQRPQADARVRGPLLQIALVYRWAALVMALIWVFQYIPEREWMWVLVLTGFVVFLCAGRLRTPEAALFGAVFTLTGLIVFWLPQNSEPAGVYWPNLLAILAVLAQQQIAKRRPQDYPFDSQIHMAAILLGSLSLWLFLTRWVLEKAGGFYLTASWSALALVLFVCGMVLRERVYRWLGLAVLGCALGRIVIFDVWKLESLYRILSFMALGIVLLVLGFVYSKYQEKLREWL, encoded by the coding sequence ATGAACGAACCAGAGCGAGCAGAATTGGCGCAGCTCAAAGAGCAGCAGGCCCAGCTTGAACGGGAGGTGGGCCAGTTGTCCGCTCAACTCAAGCTGCTCGAACAGCGCCTGAGCGTGGCGGCACCGCCAAAGGCCGTTGCTCCTGCGGCCAGTCAATTGGGAGCATCCCCTGCGCCTAACAGGCCAACCGCTGCGCCCGTGGCAGAAGTGGCAAGACAGACTGCTGCCCGGGAACCGTTCCCAGTGCAACCGGCGCAGGCTTTACCACCTCCATTGCCGCCAATTGTTCCACCCCCTCGTGTGACTCCAAGCCTCGGCTCACAGGCGCCCAGGATGAGCCCTGTCCAAGGGGCGCCAGAGGTCAGGCGGCCATCCATTGGCGCCGCCGCAGCGCCGCCAATCTCGAAACCTGCGGAATCGCGTTCGTTCGAGATGCGCCTTGGGACGTATTGGGCGCCGCGGATTGGGATCGTGGTGTTGCTGACCGGCCTGGTGTTTTTCGGGAACCTGGCCTACGAACAGTACATCAGCCGGCTGGGGCCTGCTGGAAAGGTCTTGTTGCTCTATTGCGCCAGCGCGCTGTTGTTGGGGGCGGGATGGTGGTGGCAGCGCAAAGCGGCCAAGGAATCCCTCAAGAACTACGCCCAGGTGCTGTTTGCCGGGGGGTTGGCCTCCCTTTATTTCACGACCTACGCCGCCCATCACATCGAGCAGCTTCGGGTCATTCAAAGTCCGCTGCTGGATGGTTTCCTGCTCCTGGCTTGCGCGGCGTTCATTGTGTTTCACGCAGACCGCAGGAAGTCCGAGTTGCTTGCGCTCTTGGCAATCGGGCTGGCCTATTATACCTCGATCATCACGCGGGTTGGCTCCTTCACCCTGTACTCGAACCTGGTCCTGACAGCGGCAGCGGTGTTTTTCCTGGTGCGCAACCGCTGGGCGGTGGTCTCCTACGGCAGCCTGGTGGCGAGTTACGCCGCATACGCCTTTTGGCGATTCTACGATGGCAGCGCCTGGCATTGGGCTTCGCCCGCAGAAGGGCTGTGGTCGGGCACTTGCTTTCTGGTCTGCTACTGGGCCGTGTTCAGCGCGGGCGTCTTTCTCTCGCGGGACGAGAAGTTTGCCGGAGAGAACCGCTCGGGCTTTCTGACGCTAAACAACGGCGCATTCTTCACAATGTTCCTGCTCACCATGCTGCAGGTCAGGCAGGGCGGTTTTTGGGAATTCTCGTTGATTTATGGAACGGTGCTGCTGGCCTTGTCCGAGCTGGCGCTGCGCGTCCTGCCACGCGAACCGCTGGCGCGCAATGCCTATCTGACCCAGGGCTTGCTGCTCGTTACGCTCGGCTTTATTTCAAAATTTGCGGGCCTGAATCTTGCCCTCATCCTTGCAACAGAGAGTTTTGTTTTGCTCAGTCTTGGGCAGCAGCGCCGCAGTTTAGTGCTTCTGACGGGGGGCTATATTGCCGCCGCGTTGGGCGCGGGTTGGGGCATTGATGGGATGCAGCAGTTCGATCGAGAAGGGCTTTACCTGGGCATGGGACTGGGCGCATTGCTCCTGGCCGACGCGCTCCTGATGCATCGCCGGACTGCGGAAAAGCCCTTTTTGCTGCGCGCGCAAGTCTCGTTCTTCACGGTGCTGGCGCTGGCGGTGTGGTTGGTCACCACCTGGGACAACAGCAGCCACGCGCATTTCCCACTCGTGCTGGCAGTCGAATCGGTCTTGCTCACCTTTTCAATTTACCTTCTAGGCGCGCCGGAGATTGCGCTGTTGAGCCAGAGTTTTTTAGTTCTGGCCCAGACCGCCTGGGTGTTGAACAGCTTGGAATCCTCGCCGCGCTGGTGGGAGCCGGCGCTGCTGATTGCTGTGTCCCTTGGGATGAGCCATTGGTGGCAAAAACAAAAAATCCTCTCCTGCAATTCCAATGCGCGAGGTTTCTGGGAAGGGCTGTATGCGCTCGGGATAGTTGCGATTCTCTACTTATGGGTGCATCGGCTGGTCACCCCGCCGGATTGGATGCTGCTGGCCAGCCTCCTGGCCATCGGCATTACCGCCTACGGCGTGGCAACCCGCGCGTGGTTTCTGGCCGCTGCCGCCCAATTGTTTGTCCTGTTCAGCGGGGCGCAATTTATCGAAGAATTTTGGCAAACCAAAGCGCCATGGTCATTGGCCTTGGCGCCGCTAGCGACGCTGGTGGTGCTGTCCTTGGCAACCGTCCGCTGGTTTCAGCAAAGGCCTCAAGCCGATGCGCGCGTTCGAGGGCCCTTGCTGCAGATTGCCTTGGTTTATCGCTGGGCCGCGCTCGTGATGGCTCTCATCTGGGTTTTTCAATACATCCCCGAGCGCGAGTGGATGTGGGTCCTGGTACTGACGGGATTTGTGGTCTTTCTGTGCGCTGGCCGCCTGCGAACGCCCGAGGCGGCGCTTTTTGGGGCGGTGTTCACTCTCACAGGTCTGATTGTTTTTTGGCTCCCACAGAACTCTGAGCCGGCAGGGGTTTACTGGCCGAACTTGCTGGCGATTCTAGCTGTATTGGCCCAGCAACAAATCGCAAAACGGCGCCCACAGGATTACCCGTTCGACTCACAAATCCATATGGCGGCCATCTTGCTGGGCAGCTTGAGCCTGTGGCTGTTCCTGACGCGCTGGGTCCTCGAGAAGGCGGGTGGATTCTACCTGACGGCGAGTTGGTCGGCGCTGGCGCTGGTTTTATTTGTTTGCGGAATGGTGCTGCGTGAACGGGTTTACCGCTGGCTGGGTTTGGCTGTGCTGGGCTGCGCCCTGGGGCGGATCGTGATATTCGATGTCTGGAAACTCGAGTCGCTCTACCGGATTCTGAGCTTCATGGCTTTGGGCATCGTCCTGCTTGTCCTGGGCTTCGTTTATAGCAAGTACCAGGAGAAGCTCAGGGAATGGCTGTAA
- a CDS encoding PHP domain-containing protein, with protein sequence MFADLHLHSFFSDGTYSPEEVAGQAHSHGLAAVALTDHDTVEGCAPTSLQCEALHIEFIPGTELTAEQDGHEIHVLGYCVDVNNARLLVELERFQAVRRNRVCEMVTRLNQLNVPLESQAVFDLANCRAPGRPHVARALVQAGLCGSLDEAFERFLKRNRPAWVPKFKMSAAEAIELIHQAGGVAVMAHPGLNRADEVIPGMAQAGLDGIECFHTKHSTATSEHYLEIADRYHLLVTGGSDCHGMSKGKPVIGIIKLPYQHVEALKSRGAQRKAAAARSGQ encoded by the coding sequence ATGTTTGCCGATCTCCATCTGCACAGTTTCTTTTCCGATGGCACCTACTCGCCGGAGGAAGTAGCCGGCCAGGCCCATTCCCATGGATTGGCTGCCGTCGCCTTGACCGACCACGACACCGTCGAGGGCTGCGCTCCAACCTCTCTGCAATGCGAGGCCCTGCATATCGAATTTATCCCCGGCACCGAACTGACCGCCGAACAGGATGGCCACGAAATTCACGTACTCGGTTATTGCGTGGATGTGAACAATGCGCGGTTGCTGGTCGAACTGGAACGCTTTCAAGCCGTACGCCGCAATCGGGTATGCGAAATGGTGACGCGGCTCAACCAACTCAACGTGCCACTCGAAAGCCAGGCCGTATTTGACCTCGCCAATTGCCGCGCCCCGGGCCGTCCGCATGTGGCCCGCGCCCTGGTTCAAGCGGGGCTCTGCGGGAGCCTTGATGAAGCATTCGAACGTTTCCTCAAGAGGAACCGGCCCGCCTGGGTCCCTAAATTCAAAATGTCCGCCGCCGAAGCGATTGAATTGATTCACCAGGCCGGCGGTGTTGCCGTCATGGCACACCCCGGCTTGAATCGAGCCGATGAAGTCATTCCCGGCATGGCCCAAGCCGGCCTGGACGGGATTGAATGTTTCCATACCAAACACTCGACCGCCACCTCCGAACACTATTTGGAAATCGCCGACCGGTATCATCTCCTGGTTACGGGCGGCTCGGATTGCCATGGCATGAGCAAAGGCAAACCGGTCATCGGGATTATCAAGCTGCCCTACCAGCATGTCGAAGCCCTTAAAAGCAGGGGCGCACAACGCAAGGCCGCAGCAGCGCGCTCTGGCCAGTAG
- the hemB gene encoding porphobilinogen synthase, translating to MSLHPVGQFPSYRPRRLRQSALLRRMVGETQLNSAQLVLPLFVRSGRRLRRPIAAMPGVCQLSPDELLKEAAQAHEAGVRAFLLFGIPEQKDAKASGAYAANGIVQQTVRLLKKELPQSLIITDVCLCEYMSHGHCGIVRRTNTGATILNDPTLNLLARTAASHAEAGADMVAPSDMMDGRVRAIRERLDKLGFSDTPIMSYAAKYASAFYGPFREAAESAPKFGDRRAYQMDAGNALEALREVALDIQEGADIVMVKPALAYLDILHRVKSEFGYPTAAYAVSGEHAMLKAAAANGWLDERAATLETLLAMRRAGADILITYAATDAARWLREG from the coding sequence ATGAGTCTGCATCCTGTTGGACAATTCCCCAGCTACCGGCCACGCCGCCTGCGCCAATCGGCGTTGCTCAGACGCATGGTCGGCGAAACCCAATTGAACTCGGCACAATTGGTTCTGCCGCTATTTGTCCGAAGTGGACGGCGCCTGCGCCGCCCCATTGCCGCTATGCCCGGGGTGTGTCAGCTTTCTCCGGACGAATTGCTCAAGGAAGCTGCCCAGGCTCATGAGGCCGGCGTGCGGGCCTTCCTGCTATTTGGGATTCCAGAGCAAAAAGATGCCAAGGCCTCGGGCGCGTATGCGGCCAACGGCATCGTGCAGCAAACGGTACGTCTGCTGAAAAAGGAGCTTCCTCAAAGCCTCATCATTACAGATGTCTGCCTTTGTGAGTACATGTCTCACGGCCACTGCGGCATCGTGCGACGGACCAACACCGGAGCAACCATCCTGAATGATCCGACTTTGAACTTGCTGGCTCGAACCGCCGCCAGCCATGCCGAGGCCGGAGCGGATATGGTCGCACCAAGCGACATGATGGACGGTCGCGTGCGCGCCATCCGCGAGCGACTGGATAAGCTGGGCTTCAGCGACACGCCGATTATGTCCTACGCCGCCAAGTACGCCTCGGCTTTTTATGGGCCGTTTCGTGAGGCTGCAGAATCGGCCCCGAAATTTGGGGACCGGCGCGCCTATCAAATGGACGCGGGCAATGCATTGGAGGCACTGCGGGAGGTGGCCTTGGACATCCAGGAAGGGGCGGACATTGTGATGGTTAAACCGGCTTTGGCGTACCTGGACATCCTGCACCGGGTAAAAAGCGAGTTTGGCTATCCCACCGCTGCTTACGCCGTGAGCGGCGAGCACGCAATGCTCAAAGCGGCCGCAGCCAACGGATGGCTGGATGAACGGGCCGCAACATTGGAGACGTTGCTGGCCATGCGCCGCGCAGGAGCCGACATCCTCATTACGTACGCCGCGACTGATGCCGCCCGCTGGCTGCGCGAGGGATAA
- a CDS encoding fumarylacetoacetate hydrolase family protein — MAAIGRFQKGEEIFYAKVVDGEVFRLRGDVFGSPSFDRKPTLLKGVRTLTPVVPSKIIAVGLNYADHARETNKPLPKEPLFWIKATTSLLPDGGKIEVPFPNHRTDFEAELAVVIGRRVRNVTPAAASRYILGYTPAQDISDRTIQNGESQWTRAKSFDTFTPLGPYIETKIDPHDLTIQLFQNGQLRQNSNTAHLIFNCFRLVSFISTNLTLLPGDVILTGTPSGVGRIESGDRLEVRIQGLAPLVNGVK; from the coding sequence ATGGCAGCCATTGGCCGATTTCAGAAGGGCGAAGAAATCTTTTACGCCAAAGTCGTGGACGGCGAAGTCTTCCGCTTGCGCGGAGATGTTTTCGGCTCCCCTTCCTTTGATCGGAAGCCCACCTTGCTTAAAGGGGTCCGCACCCTGACGCCGGTGGTGCCGTCCAAGATTATTGCGGTGGGCCTCAATTACGCCGACCACGCCCGGGAGACCAACAAGCCCTTGCCCAAGGAGCCGTTGTTCTGGATTAAAGCCACTACGTCGCTGCTGCCCGATGGGGGCAAGATCGAAGTGCCATTCCCCAACCATCGCACGGATTTCGAGGCGGAACTGGCGGTTGTCATCGGACGCCGCGTGCGCAACGTCACCCCAGCCGCCGCCTCCCGGTATATTTTAGGCTACACCCCCGCCCAGGACATCAGCGACCGCACGATACAGAACGGGGAGAGCCAATGGACCCGGGCGAAGTCTTTCGATACGTTTACGCCTTTGGGCCCCTACATCGAGACCAAGATCGACCCGCACGATCTCACCATCCAGCTTTTCCAAAACGGCCAGTTGCGCCAGAACTCGAACACGGCCCATCTCATCTTCAATTGTTTTAGGCTGGTCAGTTTTATCTCCACCAATCTCACCTTGTTGCCCGGGGATGTTATCCTGACCGGCACGCCCAGCGGGGTGGGGCGCATTGAATCGGGCGACCGCCTCGAAGTGCGCATCCAGGGCCTGGCCCCGCTCGTCAATGGGGTGAAGTAA
- a CDS encoding DUF1559 domain-containing protein, translating into MPVFGKRPVSATELRADAASAPSQTGRGFTLIELLVVIAIIAILAAMLLPSLTRAKAQSQSARCKSNLHQMGIALRMYLDDFQKYPRYWVPTPPAVNPRLGFWDYKLLPYCGSNQSLFLCPSVIGPINNVIKNWSPMEDATGLHPNRSYGYNASGWSNEWRFGLGGSPVGQENPPFPVVPERQVFVPADMIAVADYDPLLTDDDNDADLNADFLFMGLMGRHNRGANVLFCDGHVEYGKTNVWKSLENGQKWNYDHQRH; encoded by the coding sequence ATGCCTGTTTTCGGTAAACGCCCCGTCTCCGCCACGGAGTTGCGCGCGGATGCCGCGTCCGCACCCAGCCAAACGGGCCGTGGGTTTACCCTGATCGAGTTGCTTGTGGTGATCGCTATCATCGCAATCCTGGCGGCGATGCTGCTTCCGTCTCTAACGCGAGCAAAGGCGCAGTCGCAATCTGCTCGATGCAAAAGCAATCTTCACCAGATGGGCATTGCGCTCCGGATGTACCTGGACGACTTTCAGAAATATCCCCGGTATTGGGTTCCCACACCGCCTGCGGTGAATCCGCGCCTCGGTTTTTGGGATTACAAACTGCTCCCCTATTGCGGTTCCAACCAGAGCCTGTTCCTGTGTCCTTCGGTTATTGGTCCGATCAACAACGTAATCAAGAATTGGTCCCCCATGGAGGATGCGACCGGGCTTCATCCGAACCGAAGCTACGGCTATAATGCCTCAGGCTGGTCGAATGAATGGCGGTTTGGGTTGGGAGGCAGCCCTGTGGGCCAGGAAAACCCGCCGTTTCCCGTCGTGCCAGAAAGGCAAGTGTTTGTGCCTGCCGATATGATTGCAGTGGCAGATTATGATCCCCTGCTCACGGATGATGACAACGACGCCGATCTCAATGCGGATTTTCTCTTTATGGGCCTGATGGGCAGGCATAACCGCGGCGCCAATGTGCTCTTCTGCGATGGCCACGTGGAGTACGGCAAGACCAACGTCTGGAAGAGCTTAGAGAATGGGCAGAAATGGAATTACGATCATCAGCGGCATTGA
- the ribD gene encoding bifunctional diaminohydroxyphosphoribosylaminopyrimidine deaminase/5-amino-6-(5-phosphoribosylamino)uracil reductase RibD, with translation MPTLPERFLRRAMRLASRGFGQTSPNPMVGALLVKGGEIIGQGWHRRAGEPHAEIEALRDAQKKGNATRGATLYVTLEPCCTTGRTPPCTQAIIAAGVTRVVAGATDPNPAHCGKGFRLLRRAGIAVTSGILARECEQLNEAFNHWVVHHTPLVTVKAAMTLDGKIATATGESKWITSPAARLEAMQMRRGADAILVGINTVLADDPSLTFRAVGKRQNTPQPRKDLRRIILDANARTPLTAKVVTDMQADLTTIVISRSAPPRRARALGRKVQVWTAPARDGKIDLRWLLQKLGSQDITSLLVEGGGEINAFFLFSGLANRVAFFYAPKILGGSNSRKAVAGKGAGRLDEIIQLENVKWRRIGPDWLLEAEVALR, from the coding sequence ATGCCTACACTTCCTGAACGCTTTCTGCGCCGAGCGATGCGTTTAGCCAGCCGCGGCTTTGGGCAGACTTCCCCCAATCCCATGGTCGGCGCGCTCCTGGTCAAAGGCGGCGAAATCATCGGCCAAGGCTGGCATCGTCGCGCGGGCGAACCCCACGCCGAAATTGAGGCCCTGCGCGACGCGCAAAAGAAGGGAAACGCCACACGCGGCGCAACCCTCTACGTCACTCTCGAGCCCTGTTGCACGACGGGCCGCACCCCCCCCTGCACCCAGGCCATTATCGCCGCCGGGGTAACGCGAGTCGTAGCCGGCGCCACCGACCCCAACCCGGCGCACTGCGGCAAGGGATTCAGGCTGTTGCGCCGCGCAGGCATCGCGGTCACCTCGGGTATCCTGGCCAGGGAATGCGAGCAACTCAACGAAGCGTTCAATCACTGGGTCGTTCACCATACCCCGTTGGTCACGGTGAAGGCTGCCATGACCCTCGATGGGAAAATCGCCACCGCCACCGGCGAATCCAAATGGATTACCAGCCCCGCCGCCCGCCTCGAAGCCATGCAGATGCGCCGCGGTGCGGATGCCATTCTGGTGGGAATCAACACCGTCCTCGCCGATGATCCGAGCCTCACGTTCCGAGCCGTGGGAAAAAGGCAAAATACCCCCCAGCCCCGAAAGGACTTGCGCCGGATTATTCTGGACGCAAACGCCCGCACACCTTTGACCGCCAAGGTCGTGACCGACATGCAAGCAGACCTTACCACCATTGTCATCAGCCGGTCGGCCCCGCCCCGGCGCGCGCGAGCCTTGGGCCGAAAGGTCCAAGTTTGGACCGCCCCGGCCCGCGACGGCAAAATCGACCTGCGCTGGTTATTGCAAAAACTCGGAAGCCAAGACATCACCAGTTTGTTGGTCGAAGGAGGCGGAGAAATCAACGCGTTTTTCTTGTTCAGCGGTTTGGCAAATCGCGTGGCCTTTTTTTATGCGCCAAAGATTCTCGGTGGAAGCAATTCGCGCAAAGCCGTTGCGGGCAAGGGCGCCGGGCGCCTCGATGAAATCATCCAGCTTGAGAACGTCAAATGGCGCCGAATCGGTCCCGATTGGCTTTTGGAAGCTGAGGTCGCGCTCCGGTAG